One window of Gemmobacter aquarius genomic DNA carries:
- a CDS encoding response regulator transcription factor, whose protein sequence is MQSGTTCLDIAILDQNPLLASGISALLERQEGLRATALAVTSDLDMREAASGPFDLVIVDPSEFAMTPQAMVGQLRHMFGEARLIGYSSTDNPGLARACLAHGFRAFLSKTISFDALRTAITAVKSGAIYLDPRYASAILATPAVNHPPAPARSLTERETYVLKSVARGKSLKEIGYELALSSKTVETYKARGTSKLNISGRRQIVEYAIRSGWV, encoded by the coding sequence ATGCAGAGCGGCACGACTTGCCTCGACATTGCGATCCTCGATCAAAACCCGCTTCTTGCCAGTGGCATTTCGGCGCTGCTGGAACGGCAGGAAGGCCTGCGCGCCACTGCACTTGCCGTAACCTCCGACCTTGACATGCGCGAAGCAGCATCCGGTCCTTTCGACCTCGTGATTGTCGATCCTTCCGAATTCGCAATGACTCCGCAAGCCATGGTAGGCCAGTTGCGTCATATGTTTGGCGAAGCTCGCCTTATCGGCTACTCGTCCACTGACAACCCGGGTCTTGCCCGCGCCTGTCTCGCGCATGGATTTCGTGCGTTCCTGTCCAAGACGATCAGCTTCGACGCCCTACGCACCGCAATCACCGCCGTGAAATCGGGCGCTATCTATCTTGATCCCCGCTATGCTAGCGCAATATTGGCCACGCCTGCAGTGAACCACCCGCCCGCCCCGGCCCGCAGCCTGACCGAGCGCGAAACCTACGTCCTCAAATCGGTTGCCCGCGGCAAAAGCCTCAAGGAAATCGGTTACGAACTCGCGCTCTCGTCCAAAACCGTCGAGACGTATAAAGCCCGCGGCACATCGAAGCTCAACATCTCCGGCCGTCGCCAGATCGTCGAATACGCTATCCGCTCCGGCTGGGTCTGA